One window of the Candoia aspera isolate rCanAsp1 chromosome 16, rCanAsp1.hap2, whole genome shotgun sequence genome contains the following:
- the FUT7 gene encoding alpha-(1,3)-fucosyltransferase 7 yields MGPAARIWACSSLLGLVLFWNVLFLFKLSDHPRVSPQLNATLTLLIWSWPFGGAANLTGDVCSRLYCITGCRLTTNRSLFSQADVVVFHHRELRYGRWDIPPSKAHPGQNWVWVSLESPSHTQALEGWTGDEWNWVLSYRRDADLFIPYGELVPRSSDVVDIPEKTGLVSWVVSNYHHSQARAAMYRNLSRHIRIDVFGRASRKPLCPDCLLPTISKYKFYLAFENSVHWDYITEKLWRNAFLTGSVPIVLGPSRANYQQFIPASAFIHVDDFGSAEELATFLTTMNESHYRSFFAWKQSYVVRLHDDWRERFCTICRRYPSLPQKKVYPDLKRWFWGY; encoded by the coding sequence ATGGGCCCCGCTGCGAGGATTTGGGCTTGCTCGTCTCTCCTTGGCCTCGTCCTGTTCTGGAACGTCCTGTTCCTCTTCAAGCTGTCTGACCACCCCAGAGTGTCTCCCCAGCTCAACGCCACCTTGACCCTCCTGATCTGGAGCTGGCCCTTTGGGGGAGCCGCAAACCTCACCGGGGACGTCTGCTCCAGGCTCTACTGCATCACGGGCTGCCGGCTGACCACAAATCGCAGCCTGTTCAGCCAAGCGGACGTAGTGGTGTTCCACCACCGGGAACTCCGCTATGGGAGATGGGACATTCCACCATCAAAGGCCCACCCTGGGCAAAACTGGGTGTGGGTCTCCCTGGAGTCTCCAAGCCACACCCAAGCCCTGGAGGGCTGGACGGGGGATGAATGGAACTGGGTCCTGTCGTACCGGCGGGATGCCGACCTCTTCATCCCCTATGGGGAGCTGGTTCCCCGCTCATCGGACGTGGTGGACATCCCAGAAAAGACCGGCCTAGTGTCTTGGGTGGTCAGCAACTACCACCACAGCCAAGCAAGGGCGGCGATGTACCGCAACCTGTCCAGGCACATCAGGATCGACGTGTTTGGGCGGGCAAGCCGGAAGCCGCTCTGCCCGGACTGCCTGCTGCCAACCATCTCCAAGTACAAATTCTACCTCGCCTTCGAGAACTCCGTCCACTGGGACTACATCACAGAGAAGCTCTGGCGGAACGCCTTCCTCACCGGGTCCGTGCCCATCGTCCTGGGCCCCTCCCGCGCCAACTACCAGCAGTTCATCCCTGCCAGCGCCTTCATCCACGTGGACGACTTTGGCTCGGCAGAGGAACTGGCCACTTTCTTGACCACCATGAACGAAAGCCACTACCGGAGTTTCTTCGCCTGGAAGCAGAGCTACGTGGTCAGGCTGCACGACGACTGGCGTGAGCGGTTCTGCACCATCTGCCGGCGGTACCCCAGCCTGCCCCAGAAGAAAGTCTACCCAGACTTGAAACGGTGGTTCTGGGGTTACTAG